A portion of the Edaphobacter lichenicola genome contains these proteins:
- a CDS encoding SRPBCC family protein: MAGWSIRRAFAKDGAFTLARTIIPLLYLRLTPNSLPGATMFKTIGLIVVLAIAAIFLLALNKPSTFRVERSTTIAAPPEKIAALIDNFHQWNAWAKLDPVMKTTYSGSPSGVGSVYEWEGNNKVGKGRMEIVSIEPTKTTIKIDFLKPFEGHNTADFVLEPQGSTTRVNWIMNGPIRFFPGKVMSVFTTMDKVIGPDFDQGLANLKAATEHP, translated from the coding sequence ATGGCCGGGTGGTCCATCCGTCGCGCCTTTGCGAAGGATGGGGCGTTCACGCTGGCGCGAACCATCATTCCACTTCTATACTTGCGGCTCACCCCCAACTCACTCCCAGGAGCCACTATGTTCAAAACCATAGGCCTCATCGTTGTTCTGGCAATAGCTGCGATCTTTCTCCTCGCGCTGAACAAGCCGAGCACCTTCCGGGTCGAACGCTCCACCACCATCGCCGCCCCACCCGAAAAGATCGCCGCACTCATCGACAACTTTCATCAATGGAACGCCTGGGCGAAGCTTGACCCAGTCATGAAGACCACCTACTCCGGCTCGCCCAGCGGCGTCGGCTCCGTCTACGAGTGGGAGGGAAACAACAAAGTAGGCAAAGGCCGCATGGAAATCGTCTCCATCGAACCCACAAAGACCACCATCAAAATCGACTTCCTCAAACCCTTCGAAGGCCACAACACCGCCGACTTCGTGCTCGAACCGCAAGGCTCAACTACTCGCGTTAACTGGATCATGAACGGCCCGATCAGATTCTTTCCCGGGAAAGTGATGAGCGTCTTCACCACCATGGACAAGGTGATCGGTCCCGACTTCGACCAAGGCCTGGCGAACCTGAAGGCTGCGACGGAACATCCGTAG
- a CDS encoding alcohol dehydrogenase, with the protein MAAATMKMAQVPKAGGDFEIVEREIPNPGAGHVRIKVLACGVCHSDVLTKEGYWPGIQYPRVPGHEVAGVVDEVGAGVTGWTKGQRVGVGWHGGHDNTCLSCRRGDFNNCENMQIAGISYDGGYQQYMLAPVEGLVALPETLNDVEAAPLLCAGVTTFNALRHSGALPSDLVAVQGIGGLGHLGIQFASKFGYNVAAIGRGPENAALAKKLGANLYIDSKATNAAEELQKLGGARVILATAPSSKAMSELINGLGPNGKLVVIGASFDPIEVTPVQLITGARTIQGWASGIPTDSEDTLRFAELTGVRPMIETYPLEKAAEAYARMLSGKAEFRVVLTM; encoded by the coding sequence ATGGCAGCAGCAACGATGAAGATGGCTCAGGTTCCCAAGGCGGGCGGAGATTTTGAGATCGTGGAGCGCGAGATTCCTAACCCAGGTGCGGGACATGTGCGGATCAAGGTGCTGGCCTGTGGCGTTTGCCACAGTGATGTTCTGACGAAAGAAGGCTATTGGCCTGGAATTCAGTATCCGCGCGTTCCTGGGCATGAGGTGGCTGGCGTCGTCGATGAGGTGGGCGCGGGTGTTACGGGGTGGACGAAGGGGCAGCGCGTCGGCGTCGGCTGGCATGGCGGCCATGACAACACGTGTCTTTCGTGTCGCCGCGGAGATTTTAATAACTGCGAGAATATGCAGATTGCGGGCATCAGCTACGACGGCGGATACCAGCAATATATGCTGGCTCCGGTGGAGGGACTGGTGGCGCTGCCTGAGACTCTGAACGATGTTGAAGCGGCACCGTTGCTTTGCGCGGGAGTTACGACCTTCAACGCGCTGCGGCACAGCGGCGCGCTTCCCAGCGACCTCGTTGCCGTGCAGGGTATCGGAGGTTTGGGTCACCTTGGAATTCAATTCGCGAGCAAGTTTGGCTATAACGTCGCAGCAATCGGGCGCGGACCGGAGAATGCGGCGCTCGCGAAGAAGCTCGGGGCAAATTTGTACATCGACAGCAAAGCGACGAATGCTGCCGAGGAGCTGCAAAAACTCGGCGGGGCCAGGGTGATTCTAGCGACAGCTCCTAGTTCGAAGGCGATGTCCGAGTTGATCAATGGCCTGGGACCGAACGGAAAGCTCGTGGTGATTGGTGCATCGTTCGACCCCATTGAGGTCACACCGGTACAACTCATCACTGGAGCTCGAACGATTCAAGGCTGGGCCTCGGGAATACCGACAGACTCCGAGGATACGCTGCGCTTCGCCGAATTGACTGGCGTGCGACCCATGATCGAAACCTATCCGCTCGAGAAAGCGGCCGAGGCTTATGCGCGGATGCTGAGCGGGAAGGCGGAGTTCCGGGTGGTTCTTACGATGTGA
- a CDS encoding DUF2442 domain-containing protein has product MTITSQEFKQANARAKALKASTPAATSARFDRRSGNIIVTLSSGVGIFFSPKDAQGLEDGTPAQLSQIEITPSGFGLHFPKLDADLYLPAILEGFLGSRKWMASRLGAAGGSSRSKPKAAAARANGSLGGRPRKLATSH; this is encoded by the coding sequence ATGACCATCACTAGTCAGGAATTCAAACAGGCGAACGCCCGAGCAAAGGCCCTCAAGGCCAGTACCCCCGCCGCGACCTCAGCCCGCTTCGATCGCAGATCGGGAAACATTATCGTCACGCTCTCCTCCGGCGTCGGCATCTTCTTCTCCCCGAAGGACGCACAGGGTCTCGAAGACGGCACTCCAGCACAACTGAGCCAGATAGAAATCACCCCATCCGGCTTCGGTCTGCACTTCCCCAAACTTGACGCCGATCTCTACCTCCCGGCAATCCTCGAAGGCTTCCTCGGCTCACGCAAGTGGATGGCCTCCCGCCTCGGAGCAGCCGGTGGCTCCTCCAGAAGCAAACCCAAAGCAGCCGCCGCCCGCGCCAACGGCTCCCTTGGTGGACGCCCCCGAAAGCTCGCTACATCACACTAA
- a CDS encoding beta-propeller fold lactonase family protein has product MWIVRGRDSFEASFSVFFRLTAACCILFLSACGGSTLGGGSPAPPTPTPPPSPASGSEFLYQFSFLSAIEVSTLNTNTGALSAPKEAIQSDLSVISAPSGEFVYAVVTDGTTTPPVVFSFSVSPTTNALAVVSSSPLPVGSPESIALSSTGNFLFLASPGNNLTVFGADASSGTISPTPLSQIPLQDYRGRVLIDPTGQFLIFNNGENTALSYKIDGATGALTLVSGSPFTIGANLTSTLVVGIP; this is encoded by the coding sequence ATGTGGATCGTCAGAGGCAGAGATTCATTTGAGGCATCGTTTTCTGTTTTTTTTAGATTGACCGCCGCTTGTTGCATATTGTTTCTTTCAGCCTGCGGCGGTTCCACCCTTGGTGGAGGCTCGCCCGCTCCTCCAACGCCCACACCTCCTCCGTCACCGGCGTCAGGCTCCGAATTTCTCTATCAATTCTCGTTTCTCTCCGCCATTGAGGTTTCCACACTGAACACGAATACCGGCGCTCTTAGTGCTCCAAAGGAAGCGATCCAATCCGATTTAAGTGTTATTTCCGCTCCTTCGGGAGAGTTCGTATATGCTGTTGTCACAGATGGCACTACTACGCCTCCCGTAGTGTTCTCCTTTTCAGTTAGCCCCACGACAAACGCGCTTGCAGTCGTATCCAGTTCGCCACTTCCTGTAGGCTCTCCCGAGTCGATCGCGCTTAGTTCCACGGGAAATTTCTTGTTTCTTGCCTCGCCAGGAAATAACCTCACTGTCTTTGGTGCCGATGCATCTTCTGGGACGATTAGCCCGACCCCACTCTCACAGATACCTCTACAGGACTACCGTGGTCGTGTCCTAATAGATCCCACTGGCCAATTCCTCATATTCAACAACGGAGAAAACACCGCTTTGAGTTACAAGATCGACGGGGCAACAGGTGCTCTGACCCTGGTCTCAGGTTCACCGTTCACTATAGGCGCGAACTTGACATCCACTTTGGTGGTCGGAATTCCCTAG
- the rpoC gene encoding DNA-directed RNA polymerase subunit beta' has protein sequence MFRSSPFELTGPIADFDAIKIQLASPEKIRSWSHGEVTKPETINYRTFKPERDGLFCARIFGPITDWECLCGKYKRMKHRGVICDKCGVEVTLSKVRRERLGHIELASPCSHVWFFKGLPSRIGHLLDISLRELEAVLYFESYVVVDPGDAPVKEREVIKDETKFRELDQQYRPSGFKAMMGAEAIKELLKRVEVNELSIELRERMKSESSLQKKLKYSKRLKIVEAFRKSDNLPQWMILDVIPVIPPELRPLVPLDGGRFATSDLNDLYRRVINRNNRLKKLMDLHAPEVIVRNEKRMLQEAVDALFDNGRRGRVLRGANNRPLKSLSDTLKGKQGRFRQNLLGKRVDYSGRSVIVVGPELKLHQCGLPKKMALELFKPFIYHRLEQTGHCTTIKQAKEMVEMQEPIVWDILEEVIKDHPVLLNRAPTLHRLGIQAFEPVLVEGKAIKIHPLVCTAFNADFDGDQMAVHIPLSPEAQIEASVLMLASHNILSPASGQPITVPTQDLVLGLYYLTKAKVNAIGEGRVFANIEEVFMALEAKQVETLTPIRLRYTGPVLDMTTAYDDQDLTHTEPVEFNKQYINTTVGRAILNDALPEGMPYVNGLLKKKGIGQLINYCYLNLGLEVTVKTLDRVKDLGFTYATRSGLSVGLDDMVIPDSKYTVVGDAEKQVLAMQQQYLDGAITNGERSNKVIQMWSGVTERVADEMFNNMKRADKEGAMNPIYIMADSGARGSKQQIRQLSGMRGLMAKPSGEIIETPITANFREGLTVLQYFISTHGARKGLADTALKTADSGYLTRRLVDVAQDVIISHNDCGTVEGIYVTPIIEAGETIEPLRDRIIGRVSLEKLKDFEGKTIVDINQEIDEDLANAVQAAGIERVKIRSVLTCESKRGVCILCYGRNLGSGKMVEMGEAVGVIAAQSIGEPGTQLTMRTFHIGGTASRVSDASHLEAKNAGTVRFINLVTVRSKDGGLVAFNRNGSLAIVDDKGREKERYAVVYGAKLKVEEGTQVQQGTRLGEWDPYTFSLLTEIAGTVQFKDLQEGVTLNEEVDEVTGLSRLVVADSSDEKRQPAIIIKSAQGNKRYLMPSRAHLMVADGDEIFPGDILAKIPRETTRTKDITGGLPRVVELFEARKPRDPAIISKIDGVVRFGEVSKGQRKVYVTADNGQEEEYSVPRGTYVNVQEGERLRAGDALIDGPRNPHDILEVLGERALQQYLVNEIQEVYRLQGVTISDKHIETIVRQMLRWVKIEEVGDTSFLVDQQTDRFRFNAENQRVLMSGGKPAIGRSLLLGITKASLSTDSFISAASFQETTRVLTEASINGSIDTLRGLKENVIVGRLIPAGTGMEYYRNVQLSPELEEAAAQVQQEVTAAIEAEERELEQMRMEGEQEELAAE, from the coding sequence ATGTTTCGCTCCAGCCCCTTTGAACTGACCGGACCCATCGCCGACTTCGACGCCATCAAGATCCAGCTCGCCAGCCCCGAGAAGATCCGCAGCTGGTCGCATGGTGAAGTCACCAAGCCGGAAACCATCAACTACCGCACCTTCAAGCCCGAGCGCGACGGCCTCTTCTGCGCCCGCATCTTCGGACCCATCACCGACTGGGAGTGCCTCTGCGGTAAGTACAAGCGCATGAAGCATCGCGGCGTCATCTGCGACAAGTGCGGCGTCGAAGTCACTCTCTCGAAGGTTCGCCGCGAGCGCCTCGGACACATCGAGCTCGCCAGCCCCTGCTCGCACGTCTGGTTCTTCAAGGGCCTGCCCTCGCGTATTGGCCACCTGCTCGACATCAGCCTGCGTGAGCTCGAAGCCGTACTCTACTTCGAGTCCTATGTCGTCGTTGATCCAGGCGACGCGCCCGTCAAGGAGCGCGAAGTCATCAAGGACGAGACCAAGTTCCGCGAGCTCGACCAGCAGTACCGCCCCTCCGGCTTCAAGGCCATGATGGGTGCAGAAGCCATCAAGGAACTCCTCAAGCGGGTCGAAGTCAACGAGCTCTCCATCGAGCTGCGCGAGCGCATGAAGTCCGAGTCGTCCCTGCAGAAGAAGCTGAAGTACTCCAAGCGCCTCAAGATCGTCGAGGCCTTCCGCAAGTCCGACAACCTGCCCCAGTGGATGATTCTCGACGTGATCCCCGTGATCCCGCCTGAGCTGCGTCCTCTCGTTCCGCTCGACGGTGGCCGCTTCGCCACGTCCGACTTGAACGACCTGTACCGCCGCGTGATCAACCGTAACAACCGCCTCAAGAAGCTGATGGACCTCCACGCACCTGAGGTCATCGTCCGCAACGAGAAGCGCATGTTGCAGGAAGCCGTCGATGCTCTCTTCGACAACGGTCGCCGTGGCCGCGTCCTCCGTGGCGCGAACAACCGTCCGCTGAAGTCGCTCTCCGACACCCTCAAGGGCAAGCAAGGCCGCTTCCGTCAGAACCTCCTCGGCAAGCGCGTCGACTACTCTGGCCGTTCGGTCATCGTCGTCGGTCCCGAGCTGAAGCTGCACCAGTGCGGTCTTCCCAAGAAGATGGCGCTCGAGCTCTTCAAGCCCTTCATCTATCACCGCCTCGAGCAGACCGGTCACTGCACCACCATCAAGCAAGCCAAAGAGATGGTCGAGATGCAGGAGCCTATCGTCTGGGACATCCTCGAAGAGGTCATTAAGGATCACCCGGTTCTCCTGAACCGCGCCCCGACGCTTCACCGTCTCGGCATCCAGGCCTTCGAGCCCGTGCTCGTTGAAGGTAAGGCGATCAAGATCCATCCGCTCGTCTGCACCGCCTTCAACGCGGACTTCGACGGCGACCAGATGGCCGTTCACATCCCGCTCTCGCCTGAGGCTCAGATCGAAGCCAGCGTTCTCATGCTCGCTTCGCACAACATCCTCTCGCCCGCCAGCGGTCAGCCCATCACGGTGCCGACGCAGGACCTCGTCCTCGGCCTCTACTACCTCACCAAGGCGAAGGTTAACGCCATCGGTGAAGGCCGCGTCTTCGCCAACATCGAGGAGGTCTTTATGGCCCTCGAAGCGAAGCAGGTCGAGACCCTCACCCCGATCCGTCTGCGCTACACCGGCCCTGTCCTCGACATGACCACCGCGTACGACGATCAGGACCTCACCCACACCGAGCCGGTCGAGTTCAACAAGCAGTACATCAACACGACCGTCGGTCGCGCCATCCTCAACGATGCGCTCCCCGAGGGCATGCCTTACGTCAACGGCCTGCTCAAGAAGAAGGGCATCGGCCAGCTCATCAACTACTGCTACCTGAACCTCGGCCTCGAAGTCACCGTCAAGACTCTCGACCGCGTCAAGGACCTCGGCTTCACCTATGCCACGCGCTCCGGCCTCTCGGTCGGGCTCGACGACATGGTCATCCCCGACTCCAAGTACACCGTCGTGGGCGATGCCGAAAAGCAGGTTCTCGCCATGCAGCAGCAGTACCTCGACGGAGCCATCACCAACGGTGAGCGCTCCAACAAGGTCATCCAGATGTGGTCGGGAGTCACCGAGCGCGTCGCCGATGAGATGTTCAACAACATGAAGCGTGCCGACAAGGAAGGAGCCATGAACCCGATCTACATCATGGCCGACTCCGGTGCTCGTGGATCCAAACAGCAGATCCGTCAGCTCTCCGGCATGCGTGGTTTGATGGCCAAGCCCTCCGGCGAAATCATCGAAACCCCCATCACGGCGAACTTCCGCGAAGGTCTCACCGTGCTCCAGTACTTCATCTCAACGCACGGCGCACGTAAGGGCCTCGCCGACACCGCACTCAAGACCGCCGACTCGGGTTATCTCACCCGCCGTCTGGTCGACGTTGCGCAGGATGTCATCATCTCGCACAACGACTGCGGCACCGTTGAAGGCATCTACGTCACCCCCATCATCGAAGCCGGCGAGACCATCGAGCCCCTTCGCGACCGCATCATCGGACGCGTCTCGCTCGAGAAGCTCAAGGACTTCGAGGGCAAGACCATCGTCGACATCAACCAGGAGATCGACGAAGATCTCGCCAACGCCGTTCAGGCCGCGGGTATCGAGCGCGTCAAGATCCGCTCGGTTCTCACCTGCGAATCCAAGCGCGGCGTCTGCATCCTCTGCTACGGCCGTAACCTCGGCTCCGGCAAGATGGTCGAGATGGGCGAAGCCGTCGGCGTCATCGCGGCACAGTCCATCGGCGAGCCCGGCACTCAGCTCACCATGCGTACCTTCCACATCGGCGGTACGGCATCACGCGTATCCGACGCTTCGCACCTCGAAGCCAAGAACGCCGGCACCGTGCGCTTCATCAACCTCGTCACCGTTCGCTCCAAGGACGGCGGCCTGGTCGCCTTCAACCGCAACGGCTCTCTTGCCATCGTCGATGACAAGGGCCGCGAGAAGGAGCGTTACGCTGTCGTCTACGGTGCCAAGCTCAAGGTCGAAGAGGGAACTCAGGTTCAGCAGGGCACGCGCCTCGGCGAGTGGGATCCGTACACCTTCTCGCTCCTCACCGAGATCGCTGGAACCGTCCAGTTCAAGGACCTCCAGGAAGGCGTCACCCTCAACGAAGAAGTCGACGAAGTCACCGGCCTCAGCCGTCTCGTCGTTGCCGACTCCTCCGACGAGAAGCGTCAGCCCGCGATCATCATCAAGTCCGCTCAGGGCAACAAGCGTTACCTCATGCCTTCACGCGCTCACCTCATGGTGGCCGACGGCGACGAGATCTTCCCCGGCGACATCCTTGCCAAGATCCCACGCGAAACAACGCGTACCAAGGACATCACCGGCGGTCTCCCACGCGTCGTCGAACTCTTCGAGGCCCGCAAGCCGCGCGACCCGGCAATCATCAGCAAGATCGATGGTGTCGTTCGCTTCGGTGAAGTCTCCAAGGGTCAGCGCAAGGTCTACGTCACCGCGGACAACGGTCAGGAAGAGGAGTACAGCGTTCCCCGCGGTACGTACGTCAACGTGCAGGAAGGCGAACGCCTCCGTGCCGGTGATGCACTCATCGACGGTCCTCGCAACCCGCACGACATCTTGGAAGTTCTCGGCGAGCGCGCACTCCAGCAGTACCTCGTCAACGAAATCCAGGAAGTCTACCGGCTCCAGGGCGTTACCATCTCCGACAAGCACATCGAAACCATCGTTCGTCAGATGCTTCGCTGGGTCAAGATCGAAGAAGTCGGTGACACCAGCTTCCTCGTCGATCAGCAGACCGACCGCTTCCGCTTCAACGCCGAGAACCAGCGCGTGTTGATGTCCGGCGGCAAGCCTGCCATCGGCCGTTCGCTCCTGCTCGGCATCACCAAGGCGTCCCTCTCGACCGACAGCTTCATCTCGGCCGCCAGCTTCCAGGAGACCACCCGCGTACTCACGGAAGCCAGCATCAACGGCTCCATCGACACGCTCCGTGGCCTCAAGGAAAACGTCATCGTAGGCCGCCTCATCCCCGCCGGCACCGGCATGGAGTACTACCGCAACGTCCAGCTCTCCCCAGAGCTAGAAGAGGCGGCAGCCCAGGTCCAGCAGGAAGTGACAGCAGCCATCGAAGCCGAAGAGCGCGAGCTAGAGCAGATGCGCATGGAAGGCGAACAAGAAGAACTAGCCGCCGAATAA